In Excalfactoria chinensis isolate bCotChi1 chromosome 20, bCotChi1.hap2, whole genome shotgun sequence, a genomic segment contains:
- the ZNF362 gene encoding zinc finger protein 362 isoform X4 encodes MAVEKRPACGTGSQLDLEMDADKGKQRQYSQRMAEPRFNNPYFWPPPPTMPSQLDNLVLINKIKEQLMAEKIRPPHLPPTSVASQQPLLVPPSPAESSQSIMSLPKLQQVPGLHPQAVPQPDVALHARPATSTVTGLGLASRAPTVSTSESSTGTTTPSTPTSTSQSRLIASSPTLISGITSPPLLDSIKTIQGHSLLGAPKAERGRKKIKAENPSGPPVLVVPYPILASGEMAKEGKTYRCKVCPLTFFTKSEMQIHSKSHTEAKPHKCPHCSKSFANASYLAQHLRIHLGVKPYHCSYCEKSFRQLSHLQQHTRIHTGDRPYKCPHPGCEKAFTQLSNLQSHQRQHNKDKPYKCPNCYRAYTDSASLQIHLSAHAIKHAKAYCCSMCGRAYTSETYLMKHMSKHTVVEHLVSQHSPQRTESPGIPVRISLI; translated from the exons GATGGCGGAGCCTCGCTTCAACAACCCCTACTTCTGGCCGCCTCCCCCCACCATGCCCAGCCAG TTGGACAACCTCGTCCTGATCAACAAAATCAAGGAGCAGCTGATGGCGGAGAAGATCCGGCCCCCGCACTTGCCCCCCACTTCTGTGGCCTCCCAGCAGCCCCTCCTGGTGCCTCCCTCGCCAGCTGAAAGCAGCCAGTCCATCATGTCCCTccccaagctgcagcaggtgcCGGGCCTCCACCCGCAGGCGGTGCCACAGCCAGACGTGGCTCTGCACGCTCGGCCGGCCACCAGCACCGTTACAG GGTTGGGGCTGGCATCCCGCGCGCCCACAGTCAGCACCTCCGAGTCCAGCACGGGCACCACGACCCCCTCCACGCCCACCTCCACCAGCCAGAGCCGCCTCATCGCCTCCTCGCCCACCCTTATCTCAGGAATCACCAGCCCGCCCCTCCTCGACTCCATAAAGACAATCCAGGGCCACAGCTTGCTGGGGGCGCCCAAGGCGGAGCGGGGCCGCAAGAAGATCAAGGCGGAAAACCCTTCGGGGCCGCCTGTCCTCGTGGTCCCCTACCCCATCCTGGCCTCGGGGGAGATGGCCAAAGAGGGCAAGACGTACAG GTGTAAGGTCTGCCCTTTGACGTTCTTCACCAAGTCGGAGATGCAGATCCACTCCAAGTCGCACACAGAGGCCAAGCCCCACAAGTGCCCCCACTGCTCCAAATCCTTCGCCAACGCCTCCTACCTGGCCCAGCACCTGCGCATCCACCTGGGTGTGAAGCCCTACCACTGCTCGTACTGCGAGAAGTCCTTCCGCCAGCTGtcccacctccagcagcacaccAG AATCCACACCGGCGACAGACCCTACAAGTGTCCGCACCCCGGCTGCGAGAAGGCATTCACACAACTCTCCAACCTCCAG TCTCACCAGCGACAGCACAACAAGGACAAGCCCTACAAGTGCCCGAACTGCTACCGGGCCTACACGGACTCGGCCTCGCTGCAGATCCACCTCTCAGCGCACGCCATCAAGCATGCCAAGGCTTACTGCTGCAGCATGTGTGGCCGCGCCTATACCTCG GAGACGTACCTGATGAAGCACATGTCCAAACACACGGTGGTGGAGCACCTGGTCAGCCAGCACTCTCCTCAAAGGACCGAATCCCCCGGCATCCCCGTGCGGATCTCGCTCATCTAA
- the ZNF362 gene encoding zinc finger protein 362 isoform X6: MAEPRFNNPYFWPPPPTMPSQLDNLVLINKIKEQLMAEKIRPPHLPPTSVASQQPLLVPPSPAESSQSIMSLPKLQQVPGLHPQAVPQPDVALHARPATSTVTGLGLASRAPTVSTSESSTGTTTPSTPTSTSQSRLIASSPTLISGITSPPLLDSIKTIQGHSLLGAPKAERGRKKIKAENPSGPPVLVVPYPILASGEMAKEGKTYRCKVCPLTFFTKSEMQIHSKSHTEAKPHKCPHCSKSFANASYLAQHLRIHLGVKPYHCSYCEKSFRQLSHLQQHTRIHTGDRPYKCPHPGCEKAFTQLSNLQSHQRQHNKDKPYKCPNCYRAYTDSASLQIHLSAHAIKHAKAYCCSMCGRAYTSETYLMKHMSKHTVVEHLVSQHSPQRTESPGIPVRISLI; encoded by the exons ATGGCGGAGCCTCGCTTCAACAACCCCTACTTCTGGCCGCCTCCCCCCACCATGCCCAGCCAG TTGGACAACCTCGTCCTGATCAACAAAATCAAGGAGCAGCTGATGGCGGAGAAGATCCGGCCCCCGCACTTGCCCCCCACTTCTGTGGCCTCCCAGCAGCCCCTCCTGGTGCCTCCCTCGCCAGCTGAAAGCAGCCAGTCCATCATGTCCCTccccaagctgcagcaggtgcCGGGCCTCCACCCGCAGGCGGTGCCACAGCCAGACGTGGCTCTGCACGCTCGGCCGGCCACCAGCACCGTTACAG GGTTGGGGCTGGCATCCCGCGCGCCCACAGTCAGCACCTCCGAGTCCAGCACGGGCACCACGACCCCCTCCACGCCCACCTCCACCAGCCAGAGCCGCCTCATCGCCTCCTCGCCCACCCTTATCTCAGGAATCACCAGCCCGCCCCTCCTCGACTCCATAAAGACAATCCAGGGCCACAGCTTGCTGGGGGCGCCCAAGGCGGAGCGGGGCCGCAAGAAGATCAAGGCGGAAAACCCTTCGGGGCCGCCTGTCCTCGTGGTCCCCTACCCCATCCTGGCCTCGGGGGAGATGGCCAAAGAGGGCAAGACGTACAG GTGTAAGGTCTGCCCTTTGACGTTCTTCACCAAGTCGGAGATGCAGATCCACTCCAAGTCGCACACAGAGGCCAAGCCCCACAAGTGCCCCCACTGCTCCAAATCCTTCGCCAACGCCTCCTACCTGGCCCAGCACCTGCGCATCCACCTGGGTGTGAAGCCCTACCACTGCTCGTACTGCGAGAAGTCCTTCCGCCAGCTGtcccacctccagcagcacaccAG AATCCACACCGGCGACAGACCCTACAAGTGTCCGCACCCCGGCTGCGAGAAGGCATTCACACAACTCTCCAACCTCCAG TCTCACCAGCGACAGCACAACAAGGACAAGCCCTACAAGTGCCCGAACTGCTACCGGGCCTACACGGACTCGGCCTCGCTGCAGATCCACCTCTCAGCGCACGCCATCAAGCATGCCAAGGCTTACTGCTGCAGCATGTGTGGCCGCGCCTATACCTCG GAGACGTACCTGATGAAGCACATGTCCAAACACACGGTGGTGGAGCACCTGGTCAGCCAGCACTCTCCTCAAAGGACCGAATCCCCCGGCATCCCCGTGCGGATCTCGCTCATCTAA
- the ZNF362 gene encoding zinc finger protein 362 isoform X5, which yields MDADKGKQRQYSQRMAEPRFNNPYFWPPPPTMPSQLDNLVLINKIKEQLMAEKIRPPHLPPTSVASQQPLLVPPSPAESSQSIMSLPKLQQVPGLHPQAVPQPDVALHARPATSTVTGLGLASRAPTVSTSESSTGTTTPSTPTSTSQSRLIASSPTLISGITSPPLLDSIKTIQGHSLLGAPKAERGRKKIKAENPSGPPVLVVPYPILASGEMAKEGKTYRCKVCPLTFFTKSEMQIHSKSHTEAKPHKCPHCSKSFANASYLAQHLRIHLGVKPYHCSYCEKSFRQLSHLQQHTRIHTGDRPYKCPHPGCEKAFTQLSNLQSHQRQHNKDKPYKCPNCYRAYTDSASLQIHLSAHAIKHAKAYCCSMCGRAYTSETYLMKHMSKHTVVEHLVSQHSPQRTESPGIPVRISLI from the exons GATGGCGGAGCCTCGCTTCAACAACCCCTACTTCTGGCCGCCTCCCCCCACCATGCCCAGCCAG TTGGACAACCTCGTCCTGATCAACAAAATCAAGGAGCAGCTGATGGCGGAGAAGATCCGGCCCCCGCACTTGCCCCCCACTTCTGTGGCCTCCCAGCAGCCCCTCCTGGTGCCTCCCTCGCCAGCTGAAAGCAGCCAGTCCATCATGTCCCTccccaagctgcagcaggtgcCGGGCCTCCACCCGCAGGCGGTGCCACAGCCAGACGTGGCTCTGCACGCTCGGCCGGCCACCAGCACCGTTACAG GGTTGGGGCTGGCATCCCGCGCGCCCACAGTCAGCACCTCCGAGTCCAGCACGGGCACCACGACCCCCTCCACGCCCACCTCCACCAGCCAGAGCCGCCTCATCGCCTCCTCGCCCACCCTTATCTCAGGAATCACCAGCCCGCCCCTCCTCGACTCCATAAAGACAATCCAGGGCCACAGCTTGCTGGGGGCGCCCAAGGCGGAGCGGGGCCGCAAGAAGATCAAGGCGGAAAACCCTTCGGGGCCGCCTGTCCTCGTGGTCCCCTACCCCATCCTGGCCTCGGGGGAGATGGCCAAAGAGGGCAAGACGTACAG GTGTAAGGTCTGCCCTTTGACGTTCTTCACCAAGTCGGAGATGCAGATCCACTCCAAGTCGCACACAGAGGCCAAGCCCCACAAGTGCCCCCACTGCTCCAAATCCTTCGCCAACGCCTCCTACCTGGCCCAGCACCTGCGCATCCACCTGGGTGTGAAGCCCTACCACTGCTCGTACTGCGAGAAGTCCTTCCGCCAGCTGtcccacctccagcagcacaccAG AATCCACACCGGCGACAGACCCTACAAGTGTCCGCACCCCGGCTGCGAGAAGGCATTCACACAACTCTCCAACCTCCAG TCTCACCAGCGACAGCACAACAAGGACAAGCCCTACAAGTGCCCGAACTGCTACCGGGCCTACACGGACTCGGCCTCGCTGCAGATCCACCTCTCAGCGCACGCCATCAAGCATGCCAAGGCTTACTGCTGCAGCATGTGTGGCCGCGCCTATACCTCG GAGACGTACCTGATGAAGCACATGTCCAAACACACGGTGGTGGAGCACCTGGTCAGCCAGCACTCTCCTCAAAGGACCGAATCCCCCGGCATCCCCGTGCGGATCTCGCTCATCTAA